In one window of Sardina pilchardus chromosome 23, fSarPil1.1, whole genome shotgun sequence DNA:
- the gli2b gene encoding zinc finger protein GLI2b, with protein METNTTTASDKKECKSSSLDGHVHGFSDLPKKPSPTMTRAPQHMFPTFHTPIPIDMRHHEGRYHYEPHALHAMHGAPGLGGSPVISDISLIRLSPSAAEPAFAHPHPYISPHMEHYLRSVHSSPTLSMISAARGLSPADVAHEHLKERGLFGLPPPPGANPAEYYHLMAAHRNPYGELLIQGAGAAATHLPDYISPVDVSRFSSPRLTPRLSRKRALSISPLSDASIDLQTMIRTSPNSLVAYINNSRSSSAASSSYGHLSVGGISPSFAFPHHINPMAYQQLLSQQRGLGSFTHTPPLIQPSPTFSTRQHALGLSGLPTSALNNDAEAKNMSGDSAVSSTVNPLITKRSKVKSEVECPRPLSPGSPEHLGGMLELKEDLDKDECKQEPELVYETNCHWDGCTKEYDTQEQLVHHINNEHIHGEKKEFVCRWEECSREQKPFKAQYMLVVHMRRHTGEKPHKCTFEGCAKAYSRLENLKTHLRSHTGEKPYVCEHEGCNKAFSNASDRAKHQNRTHSNEKPYVCKIPGCTKRYTDPSSLRKHVKTVHGPEAHVTKKQRSDMPRPPQRENGENEAGSKLSGRGGGGGDTEGGHSASRGVDDYLHVKSIKTENSVMYQSSPGGHSSCSSEPSPLGSATNHDSGVELALTSGGSMGDLSALDEPSPAGLGLASTAADSTATASVSMGTMSVGLHLRKNACNTLKLDHLKREKLKTVRDSCSWANMPPPGINAKLPPLPTSGSILETSGSSVPPGQIMGPRLSDLCPGEVTVLSRLSERRDSTSSTLSSAYTLSRRSSGFSQCYSSRRSSGASQLGGNVSGAGGRPNNLSSADSYDPISADLSRRSSEASQGAPVSLSLTPAQHYRLKAKYAAATGGAPPTPLPNMERMSLKNRVALMGDGGGGESGGGGYPYGHAPAVPRRCSDSGYANVSMLPHEAPGRLPRRASDPVRRAPGMEPLMSPPQRFNSLSRVNVQQPMGLSERQLHLQGYVHSDGNGNLQCAPYAPRPPSISENVAMETLACGPNGGGGEDELVLPDDVMQYITTQPDVTTQAAPMNGFAPQTQDYHGNQLPLKQHPQQHSQQQQQQQQQQQQACFYQRRMAMVDANMNTSPARQPPLCHMSPGTQQHGQGQGQGRGHPASPGSVRTNLPVQWNEVSSGSGPTDGSPCQPKQSFARERQNLPIAGTGPGPAAAGVQHKHHQLGPGQNLSPNQQVRPMSQNLAQHHHHLHPLHNNNHQGFSAQRGGSTDFLSQRMNCVQAQRQQQQQGINHNEQVRLQHSYNQGLVSTDVNGNAMQTQYPPRGSLAGSGADLLGTGVGGGVVGGGGGGGKRLSQQSTDLQNNRLRTPLAPSQSHVTFQPHQENYSQMNSDQKNYAATPAPQLPLLRGNQGLVQPRPPTEPKTSSQRPSGPSTMQQPGFPQSTFSPAYGSSEASPKKPGTIAHDTTDANDNAMFYTGQIHMFEPDNLNLQTSSCTRDDNADDSLVTMASPGTNQVSSTVDSTHGLEQPQIDFDTMLDDGDHSSLMSGTISPSILRSLSQNSSRLTTPRNSVTLPSVPAGVGNMAIGDMSSMLSALAEESKFLNMMS; from the exons tggCCCATGAACACTTAAAGGAGCGTGGCTTGTTTGgtctcccccctcctccggGGGCGAACCCTGCCGAGTACTACCACCTGATGGCCGCTCACCGGAACCCCTACGGGGAGCTCCTGATCCAGGGGGCCGGGGCTGCTGCCACACACCTGCCCGACTACATCAGCCCCGtcgatg TGTCCCGTTTCTCCAGCCCGCGGCTGACCCCTCGTCTGAGCCGCAAGCGAGCGCTGTCCATCTCGCCGCTCTCGGACGCCAGCATCGACCTGCAGACCATGATCCGCACTTCGCCCAACTCCCTGGTGGCGTACATCAACAACTCGCGCTCCAGCTCGGCCGCCAGCAGCTCCTACGGGCACCTCTCTGTCGGGGGCATCAG tcCGTCCTTCGCGTTCCCCCACCACATCAACCCCATGGCGTACCAGCAGCTGCTGTCCCAGCAGAGGGGCCTGGGCTCCTTCACCCACACGCCACCGCTCATCCAGCCCTCGCCCACCTTCTCCACCCGCCAGCACGCCCTGGGCCTCTCCGGCCTGCCCACCTCTGCCCTCAACAACGACGCCGAGGCCAAG AACATGAGTGGAGACTCGGCCGTCAGCAGCACCGTCAACCCCCTTATCAccaagaggtcaaaggtcaagtcgGAGGTGGAGTGCCCGCGGCCCCTGTCGCCTGGTTCGCCG GAGCACTTGGGTGGGATGctggagctgaaggaggaccTGGACAAGGATGAGTGCAAGCAGGAGCCGGAGCTGGTGTACGAGACCAACTGCCACTGGGACGGCTGCACCAAGGAGTACGACACCCAGGAACAGCTGGTCCAC cacatcAACAACGAGCACATCCACGGGGAGAAGAAGGAGTTTGTGTGCCGCTGGGAGGAGTGTTCACGGGAGCAGAAGCCCTTCAAGGCCCAGTACATGCTGGTGGTGCACATGAGACGCCACACCGGCGAGAAACCACACAAATGcact TTTGAGGGCTGTGCTAAAGCGTACTCGCGCCTGGAGAACCTGAAGACCCACCTGCGCTCACACACCGGGGAGAAGCCGTACGTGTGTGAGCACGAGGGCTGCAACAAGGCCTTCTCCAACGCCTCGGACCGCGCCAAGCACCAGAACCGCACACACTCcaacgag AAACCGTACGTGTGTAAGATCCCCGGCTGCACCAAGCGCTACACGGACCCCAGTTCGCTCCGGAAGCACGTGAAGACGGTCCACGGTCCCGAGGCGCACGTGACCAAGAAGCAGCGGAGCGACATGCCGCGTCCGCCCCAGCGAGAGAACGGCGAGAACGAGGCCGGCTCCAAACTGAGCggccggggaggaggaggaggagacacagagggggGTCACAGCGCCTCCAGAGGAGTGGATGACTACCTGCACGTCAAGTCCATCAAGACGGAGAACTCTGTG ATGTATCAGTCCAGCCCTGGCGGTCACTCATCATGCAGCAGTGAGCCGTCGCCACTTGGCAGTGCCACCAACCATGACAGTGGAGTAGAGCTGGCGCTGACCAGCGGGGGCAGCATGGGTGACCTGAGCGCCCTCGACGAGCCCTCGCCCGCCGGGCTTGGGCTCGCGTCCACCGCCGCCGACTCCACCGCCACCGCCTCTGTCTCCATGGGAACCATGTCGGTCGGCCTCCACCTCCGCAAGAACGCCTGCAACACACTCAAACTGGACCACCTGAAGAGGGAGAAGCTGAAGACGGTGAGGGACTCCTGCTCCTGGGCCAACATGCCGCCCCCTGGCATCAACGCCAAGCTGCCGCCCCTGCCAACCAGCG GTTCCATTCTGGAAACTTCCGGCAGCAGTGTCCCCCCCGGCCAGATCATGGGCCCCCGCCTGAGCGACCTTTGCCCCGGCGAGGTGACGGTCCTGAGCCGTCTGAGCGAGCGCCGcgacagcaccagcagcacgctGAGCTCGGCGTACACCCTGAGCCGCCGCTCGTCCGGCTTCTCCCAGTGCTACTCCAGCCGACGCTCCAGCGGCGCCTCGCAGCTCGGCGGGAACGTCAGCGGCGCCGGCGGGAGGCCGAACAACCTCAGCTCGGCCGACTCGTACGACCCCATCTCGGCCGACCTGTCGCGCCGCTCCAGCGAGGCCAGCCAGGGGGCGCCGGTGTCCCTGAGCCTGACGCCCGCGCAGCACTACCGCCTCAAGGCCAAGTACGCCGCCGCCACGGGCGGGGCACCCCCGACGCCGCTGCCCAACATGGAGCGCATGAGCCTCAAGAACCGCGTGGCGCTGATGGGGGACGGCGGCGGAGGGGAGTCGGGCGGCGGCGGGTACCCCTACGGGCACGCGCCGGCGGTGCCCAGGCGCTGCAGCGATAGCGGCTACGCTAACGTGAGCATGCTGCCGCACGAGGCGCCGGGCCGACTGCCGCGGAGGGCCAGCGATCCCGTGAGGCGGGCGCCGGGGATGGAGCCTCTGATGTCGCCGCCGCAGCGCTTCAACAGCTTGAGTCGCGTCAACGTCCAGCAGCCCATGGGGCTGTCCGAGCGACAGCTGCACCTGCAGGGGTACGTGCACTCGGACGGCAACGGCAACCTCCAGTGCGCGCCCTACGCGCCGCGACCCCCCAGCATCTCCGAGAACGTCGCCATGGAGACGCTGGCCTGCGGGCCGAACGGCGGCGGTGGCGAGGACGAGCTCGTGCTGCCGGACGATGTGATGCAGTACATCACGACTCAGCCGGACGTGACGACCCAGGCGGCCCCGATGAACGGCTTCGCCCCTCAGACGCAGGATTACCACGGCAACCAGCTCCCTCTGAAACAGCACCCTCAGCAGCACtctcaacagcaacagcagcagcaacagcagcagcagcaggcgtgTTTCTACCAGAGACGGATGGCAATGGTGGACGCCAACATGAACACCAGCCCTGCCAGGCAGCCCCCGCTGTGCCACATGAGCCCTGGCACCCAGCAGCacgggcaggggcaggggcaggggcgtGGGCATCCGGCGTCGCCTGGCTCGGTCAGGACCAACCTGCCGGTGCAGTGGAACGAGGTCAGCTCTGGCTCGGGACCGACAGACGGATCGCCGTGCCAACCCAAGCAGAGCTTCGCCAGGGAGCGGCAGAACCTCCCCATCGCCGGCACCGGCCCCGGCCCCGCAGCCGCCGGCGTCCAGCACAAACACCACCAGCTGGGCCCCGGCCAGAACCTGAGCCCCAACCAGCAGGTCCGACCAATGAGCCAGAACCTggcccaacaccaccaccacctccacccccttcacaacaacaaccaccaggGCTTCAGCGCTCAGAGGGGGGGCAGCACAGACTTCCTCTCCCAGAGGATGAACTGTGTCCAGgcacagaggcagcagcagcagcaggggatCAACCACAATGAGCAGGTTCGGCTCCAGCACAGCTACAACCAGGGCCTGGTGTCGACGGACGTGAACGGAAACGCCATGCAGACCCAGTACCCGCCCCGCGGCAGCTTGGCAGGAAGCGGGGCAGATCTGCTGGGCACGGGCGTCGGCGGCGGCGTTgttggcggtggtggtggcggcggtaaGAGGCTGAGCCAGCAGTCCACAGACTTGCAGAATAACAGGTTAAGGACTCCGCTCGCGCCCAGTCAGAGCCATGTCACCTTCCAGCCTCATCAGGAAAATTACTCCCAGATGAACTCCGACCAGAAGAATTACGCGGCCACGCCAGCGCCCCAGCTTCCTCTCCTGCGCGGAAACCAGGGGCTCGTCCAGCCAAGGCCGCCCACGGAACCCAAAACCTCCAGCCAGAGGCCCTCGGGGCCGAGCACAATGCAGCAACCTGGCTTCCCACAGTCGACCTTCAGTCCCGCTTACGGCTCCTCCGAGGCGAGCCCGAAAAAGCCTGGCACGATCGCCCACGACACCACGGACGCCAACGACAACGCCATGTTCTACACCGGGCAGATCCACATGTTCGAGCCCGACAACTTGAACCTGCAGACGTCCTCCTGCACCAGGGACGACAACGCCGACGACTCGTTGGTTACCATGGCGTCTCCGGGGACCAATCAGGTGTCGAGTACGGTGGACTCCACCCACGGCTTGGAGCAGCCGCAGATCGATTTCGACACCATGCTGGACGACGGCGACCACTCCAGCCTCATGTCTGGCACCATCAGCCCCAGCATCCTCCGGAGCCTATCCCAGAATTCCTCCCGCCTGACCACGCCCCGCAACTCCGTCACGCTGCCCTCGGTGCCCGCCGGAGTGGGCAACATGGCCATCGGGGACATGAGCTCCATGCTGTCTGCTCTGGCCGAGGAGAGCAAGTTCCTCAACATGATGTCTTAA